The nucleotide sequence CACAAGACCGACACCAATAACCACGGTCCGTTCAGCTATGACAACATCGGCTACAACTACGATTACCCCGAGGCCAGCTACGAACGTCGCCGGGAGATCATCGCAGAACACCGCGACTACCAGCAGGGGCTCATTTGGTTTCTGGCCCACGATCCGCGCATCCCGGCCGACGTGCAGGCGGAGTTCAACCGGTGGGGACTGGTCCGCGACGAGTTCACCGACAATGGCAACTGGCCGCACCAACTCTACATCCGCGAGGCGCGGCGCATGGTCGGGCGGCATGTGATGACGGAGAACCAATTGCGCCAACGCGAGCCGACTCCCGAACCCATCGGTATGGGCAGTTACACCATCGATTCTCACAATACCCAGCGCTACATCACCCCGGAAGGCTACGTGCAAAACGAAGGTGACATCGGCGTGCATCTCAACGGGCCCTATACCATCGCCTACGGGTCGCTGGTGCCGCGGCGCGGTCAGGCGGCGAACCTGCTTGTGCCGGTGGCTTGTTCGGCCACGCACATCGCCTACGGCTCCATTCGCATGGAGCCCGTATTCATGATTCTGGGACAGTCGGCGGCGACCGCCGCCGCGCTCGCGCTCGACCTGGAGGTGCCGGTGCAGGATGTGCCGTATGACCGGCTGCGCACGCAATTGCTGACCGATGGTCAGGTCTTGGCCGCCACGGCCCGGAAGGAGGACGGTCATGACCACTAGGCACGATGGGTTGCGACACGCATCCCGCGCCCGATGGGCGCAGGGCATGATTATTGGCGTCGGTCTGATATTGATCGGAGGCTGTTCCCACCCGGCTGGAATTGCGTCCCCTCGGGATGAGATCCTCAACCTTCCGGGTCTCGTCGCGTGGTGGGATTTTAGTGAACCGGCGGGGACTCCCCGGCGGGCGATTGCGGGCCGCGGGACGTTTCCCCTCCAAGAAGTGGGTGGGACGATTCCTCGCACCAACGCCGGGCCTTTCGGTGGCTATGCCGCCGTGCTGGATGGCGCTCACTATTTTCGGATCCCTTATGCGGAAACCGGGCCCTTGAATATCTCCGGTCCGAATGCGCAGGTCACGATGTTTGCCGCCGTCAAAGTCAGCAACCTGCATCAGAGTCGCACCATCGCGGGCATGTGGAGCGAGGGTCAGGGAGCGGGAGATGACACCGGAACGCGCCAGTATGCTTTGTTGATGAACATGCCGACCTACGGCGGCCGCAACCAACTGACGCCGCATGTATCCAACGAAGGAGGGGTCACGCGACGGGCCGACGGCAGTGCCTTTCCATGGTGCGCGGACTACGCGGCCACGCGCGAGGAAGTGCCGACGGACGAATGGTGCACGCTCGCGTTCACCTACGACGGGCGTTTTCTACGGGCCTACATCAATGGCCGGTTTGAAGAGCGGCCGCTGCAGCCGGAGGCGGACCGGCGAGCGGATCGTTATTTTACGCAGGAAGGGCCGGACGGGGGCGACCGGGGCATGAATCCGTATTACCACGGCCGCGGAATTTTCGCCTACGATCCTGCGCAACACGCGACCACCAAACCCGGCGGTGGCGCGGATTTCACCGTCGGCTCGCGTTATGCGGTCGGCTCGATGCTGCGGGAGGCGACCATTGGCGAATTTGGCGCGCTGGCGGTGTTTGACCGGGCTTTGAGTAGCGCGGAGATCGCCCGCCTGCACGCCGCCTCCGGGGTGGAAATGTTGAATGATGCTCAAGTGACTCCGTGATTTGCCGGCGTCGAGCTCATCGGCGATGGCGTTGACGGCTCTTGCCAGATGCCAGTCGCGCCATTGAATCACGGGGCCGCCAGGTTTACCCCACCCATGAGCAAACGTATCACCCAAAAGGATATCGCCCGCCATCTTCATCTCGACAAGTCGACGGTGTCATTGGCGCTGCGCGATGCGCCGGCAATCAATCCGACCACCCGGGACCGGGTGATGAAAGCGGCCAAGGAACTGGGTTACCGGCCCGATCCGGCGTTGGCGGTGTTGGCGCAGTGTCGGTGGGCGGGACATGAAAAGGGCAGTGGTTCGGTGCTCGCCTACCTGATGGATCTTCGGATCCAGGGCGGCGAACAACACGGTCGGTTTTTGCCCGCGGCGAAGGCCCGGGCGGAGGAGCGGGGATTCATTCTGCAGGTGTTCGATTTGGCGGAGTATGCCTCGTTGGAGCAGGCTTGTCGCGTGTTGTCCCATCGCGGCATTCGTGGACTGTTGGCCCCGCAATTTCTGTTTGGCGACGACCTCGAACGACTGAACACCATGATGAAGGATTTCACCGTCATCGGTCTCGATTTGGGATTTTATCCCATCCCGTTTCATGTGGTGGCGCCGGATGTATTTGAGACCGGGCGACTGGTCTGGGAAACGGTGGTGAAGCGAGGCTACCGCCGCATCGGGTGCGCGGTGTTACAGCATCAACCGGAGGCTTACGATGACCGGGTCCGGTTGGGGGCGGCGATGGCGCAGCAACACAAGTTGGTGCCGCCCCAAGACCACATTCCCCTGCTCACCAGCGCGCCGGATGATCGTGATTCGTTTTGCCGTTGGATGGATCGTTACCAACCGGATGTGGTGATCGGATTCATTTCCCGAGTTTACCGGTGGATCGAATCGACCGGGCGCAAGGTGCCGGAGGACGTCGCGTATGCGAGTTTGATGGTCCTGATGGAGGAATTTCCCGACCACTCGGGGGCTCCGGTGCCGAACACGGAAATCGCCGTGACCGGAGTGGACGCGTTGATCGCGGCGATTCACGCCAACGAATGGGGCGTGCCCCAGCTGCAGCGTAAGTTTATCCTCGAGCCGGTGTGGCACGAAGGAAACACGCTGCCCGACCGCACCGAAGCGGTGGTGAGCAGGGTTCCGCATTTGGTGCGCTGAACGCCCGGGAGTGAGCGATGTGGTCTGACGTGACGGCGCCGACCGCGACGGACTTGGCGCGGGCGTGATCAGCGGGGGGAGCTTTAGCGGTTAGCGGGTGGTCATCTGATCCGAGGTCGAGGCGGCGAGCTGGGCGGAAACGAATCGGATGGCATCTCCGCCGCATTGGTCCATGGAGCGCCAGATGTCGTGACCTACTCCGGCGAGCACCCGGTAGTGGAAGTTGATTTCAAGCCCATGCAGGTGCTCCAGAAAAGGAGCATGGTGCGCATACATGCGGTCGGTCCCGCCCACGATAAAATACAGGCCGATCCGATCGCGGATCCTGGTTTGGTTGAGGGTGGCCCAATGGTAAACGTTGTCGGGATCGGCAGCCGTCTCGGCGTTTTCGGCACGCCTGGCGGGGTTGGCACCGAGGGCTCCGCCGAACGAAACCACCGCGCTGAACATGTCGGGATATTTAAGTCCCAGGCGGGTGGCTCCTCCGCCGCCCATGGAAAAGCCCATCAAGGCCCGACCCTCGCGGGAGGCGATCGTGCGGTAGCGGCGATCGATCTCGGGAATGAATTCATGAATCAAATACGTTTCGACCCTGACATTGCCGGTCGCGCGATCCCGGTATCCGCTGAAGTGACCGGCGTTGGGCAGCACGTAAATGACTTCGCCAATGTTGCCCTTTTCGATTTGGGCCGCGACATACTCCGTCACGGGAATGTCCGACGTCTCGCTGCCGGTGGCACCGTGGAAGTAGTAGACGACCGGATAACGCGTGTGAGGCGCGGATGCGTAACTCGGAGGCAGGTAGATATTGAAACCGATGTCACGATCCATGGCCGCGCTGCGGACCACACCGTGCGTGACGCGCGGAAGTTCCAGCGGGATGTTCCACTGCCATGTGCTCGGATCGCGACCGATCTCTTGTTTATAGGCCACGGAAGCCGGATTCGGCACGCGGTCCACATGGTCCGGGTTCACGGACTGCCCCCGGAGCGCGAGTCCCGTGAGCAGCAACGGGGTTAAAGATAAAAGGCGTGTTTTCATGTCGCGAGTGAAGGGGCGCCGCCGGGCGGTCTAGGCATCGTGCCAGGGCGTTCTGAACCGGTAGGTGCCGGAGCCTACTTCGTAGGTCGTATGGCCGTCGGCGTGAGTCGTTGGGGTCGGCGTAGAGCCGGTCCCGGCATCGACGGTGATCGGCGCAGAGTCACCGGGGTGGGGCACCACGACTGCGGCCGTGGTGTTGGGTGGCACGGTGACTTCGAGGGCGAAGACGCCGTCCGCAATCCGCCATGCACTGCTGATACGGCCGTGCAGGGATTCGAAGCTCGTGTTGGCGTGAGTCAGACCGCCGCCGGGGACGGGGGCGATGCGAACGGTGCGGTAGCCGGGAGAGGTCGACTGGATGCCGCCGATGGTGCGGTAGATCCAATCACCGACGGCTCCATAGGCGTAGTGATTGAACGAGTTCATGCCCCGGTTTTGGAATGATCCGTCTTCCTTGATGCCGTCCCAGCGTTCCCAGATGGTCGTGGCACCGCGCGTCACCGGGTAGAGCCACGACGGGTAGTCCCGGCGCATGAGCAACTCAAAGGCGAGGTCGGTGTAGCCGTTTTCGGACAATGTGTCGGTCAGCAGCGGCGTGCCGAGAAAGCCGGTCGTGAGGTGTCCGTATTGCCGGACATTCGCGGCCAGGTGGGCGGCGACGGCGGCCTGCTGAGCGGGCGGCACCAAATCGAACCCGAGCGCGAGCACGTAGGCGGTCTGCGTATCCGACATCAGGCGGGCGCCGGGAGTGATGAACTCTCGTTGAAACCCTGTTTTGATCTGGCGGCTCAGGACCGCATAGGTCGCTGCATCGGATTCGTGCCCCAGCACCCGGGCCGTTTTGGCCAACAATGCGGTGGAGCGGGCAAAGTAGGCCGTGGCAATCAGGTCCTTGTCGGTGATGGCGTCCTGCACGTTCCATTTGCTGGTTTTAAAGAACAGCCAGTCTCCGAAGTGGCCGGAGCCGTTGACGATCAGATTGTCGCCCGTCTCGCGGCGGACTTTTTCGACCCAGTTGCGCATGCAGGTGTAGTTGGTTTCGAGAATGCGTTTGTCACCGAAATTTAGATACACGGTCCACGGCACGATGACGGCGGCATCGGCCCAGCCGGCCACGCCGCCTTCCTTCAACACCTTGGGGATGACGTTGGGGATGGATCCGTCGGTTTCCTGGTCGGCCATGACGTCGCCGGTCCATTTGGTGTAGAATGCGGCGGTGTCCATGAGGAACGAAGCGGTGGGTGCGAAGACCTGCGTGTCACCGGTCCAGCCGAGGCGTTCGTCGCGCTGGGGGCAGTCCGTGGGCACGTCGACGAAGTTGCCCTTCATGCCCCAGACGATGTTGCTTTGCAGCTGGTTGAGCATCTCGTCGGAAGAAGTGAACTGGCCAGTGGGGCGCAGATCGGAATGGATCACGATGCCGGTGATGGCGTCGGGCACGGGTGGATTAGGCGCGGTCAGTTCGACGTAGCGAAATCCTTGGAGAGTGAAGTGAGGTTCGTAGGTTTCATCGCCGTCGCCGTGGCGGGTGTAGTGCACTGTTTGCTGGGCGGAGCGGAGGTTTTCAGTGTAGAGCTTTCCGTCGGGAGTGAGCACTTCGGCGTGGCGCAGCACGAAGGTTTCGCCGGGTTGGCCGGTCGTTTTGAGTCGCACCCAGCCCACCATGTTTTGCCCGAGATCGTAGAGCCAGCGGTCGTCGCCGAGGGGCGTGACGTTTACCGGCGTGATCTCTTCGATCCGGCGCATGGGGTCGTTGACCGTGGCGATGAGGTTGGACTTGGGGTGGTCGCGGACCACCGCGCCGGTCCACGAGGTGGCATTGAAACCGGGGCGATTCCAGCCGTCGGGAAAGAGTCGCGCGTCGTAGGATTCACCGTTGTAGAGATCGGAGAAGAGAATCGCGCCGGTTGCGGCCCGCCAGGTGGGGTCGGTGCCGATCCGGGTGATGGAGCCGTCGGAGTGCGTGATTTCCAGTTGGCTGATGAGCGCGAGTTTTTCGCCGTAATTGTTGCGCTTGCCGCCCCAGCCCATTTGCCCGCGCCACCAGCCGTCGCCCACCAGGGCACCGAGGGTATTGTCGCCCTCGACCAGCAGGGCGGTGACGTCGTGCACTTGGTAGGGAAGGCGGTGGGCGTAGCTGGTCCAACCGGGCGTCAACAGATCTTCGCCGATACGTTGGCCGTTGAGCGATGCTTCGTAGACACCATGACTGGTGATGTAGAGCCGCGCGGATGCGATCGGTTTGGTCAGCGCAAAGTCCCGGCGGAAATACTGCGCGGGGTTGGAGATGGAGGTGTCTTCATCGATGGCGGCCTCGATCCAATCGGCCGACCAATCGGAGGGTTCGAGCAGGCCCATTTCCCAGCGGGCGGGTTCGCTCCATGCTGAGACGTGGCCGTGATTGTCCCACACACGCACCTGCCAGTGCATCACCTCGCGCGAGACCAGCGCCGGTCCTTCGTAAACGATGTGCGTGGTGCGGTCGGAGTCGACGCGGCCGGATTTCCATCGCGGCGATTTCGCCGCAGACAGGTCGCCCAACGTCGCGGCGGTGCGGATCTCGTAGGCGATTTGGTGCGTGTTCGGCGCGGTCGACTGCAATTGCCAATAGAGGCGGGGACGGGGGCTGTCGACGCCCAGGGGATTGGTGCGGTATTCGGTGCGCAGGTGCGTCGGGCTCAGGGTGGCCGCGGGGACGGAAACGGTCATGATGGTGAGCAAAGTGGCAATCCGGGGCAGACTCGAGAGGCGCTTTGGCAGCCGGTGCGTGGTGAGGGAGCGGGGTGGAGACATGAGGCGGACGATGCCCTCAGGGAGAACGCCGGGCACGATCGCGCGGCGCATTTAAGCGGAGGGCTCGGGGCGAAGCCACCCGGTTTGGAGAAGAAGGAACGTGCCACGGTGCCTCCGGGGGCGTCAATCGGTCGGAGCGTTCATCTCGTTGACGGATCATCGATTGATCAATCTGCCGGTTCTTGGGCCGTCGTCCGGATACAGGGCAACGGGGGGGGGATTTCATGAGGGGAGGCGGGGAAGGGAAAGCGCGCGCGGCTGTCACGGCGCTGCGCCTACTCGACGACGAGGACACGACGCATGCAATGGGTCGCGTTTTCATCTTGATGATCATAAGCGCAGGTTGAGCGATGCAGGCGAAATTCAACCGGATGAATTTGGCTCGGGTTTACGCCACCGCGGCGGCGGTGCTCTGATGGGATCTCGTCGGCCGTCTTCCCCTTGATCGTCGCTCCTTCCTCTTCCTCGTTTTTCATGCGTCTTGCCCCGATATTCGCAACTACGCGGTGCAAGCGTTTCCGCTCCGGCGCCCGTGCTTTCGTTTTTCTCGTATCCCTCGGTTCCCTGCCGGGCGGCCCGGGCCCGACAACCCTCGCGGCGCAGGAAATGGCCCCCGCGGTGGGCTTTACCCCGTCCGAGCTTTTTGGATACTGGAAACTTGATGGCGATTTTAGCGATGCCTTGAAATCGCATGACGGCACCTACGTGGAGGAGTCCGGCGGACCGGCGGAGTTTGTGACGGGAGCGGACGGCCGGGCTCTCGATCTGACCGACGGAGCGGGTTTTGTTGAACTCGGTTTGGAGGTGGGGCCGGGTCCCAAATCGATTTCATTTTTTGCCCGCACGCCCGACTTCGAGCCGGAACTCGTGTGGGTGGGCAATCGGTCACCCGGCGTGCGTGGGGATTATGATCATCGGTTTTACCTGGGGTCGTTTACGGAGCAGCTGTTTTGGGGTGGGGGACGAAACCACCGCCGCGGGGGCGTCTGGCCCGACCTCAGCCCGGACCGGTTTCATCACTACGCGCTGGTGCAGCGGAGCGGAACGGAAGCGGGAGGCTCGTTGGAGATTTATCAAAACGGCGCGCTGTTGCAGACGGTGAATTACGATGGATCCACCGGCAGTCACGCCGAGCGGCTCATGCGCATCGGCCGCGGCGGCGGACAACTGACGCATCCGTGTGTTTCGGTGGTCGATGATGTGGCGATCTTCAAACGGGCGCTGTCGGCGGCGGAGGTCCGTGCCATCGCGACCACGGGCAGCGTGGGGGCGCTGCTGGCGTCGACCCCGCCCGTGCGACCCAATGTGGTGGTGCTGCTTTCGGACGACCTCGGCTACCGCGACCTGGGTTGCTACGACGGTCCGGTGCGCACGCCGGTGCTCGACCAGTTGGCCGCCGACGGGATGCGGTTTACCGATTTTTATGCGGGAGCGGCGGTGTGTTCGCCCTCGCGAGCGACGTTGCTGACCGGTCGGCATCACATCCGGGCGGGCATCTACAGCTGGGTTCACGATCAGAGCCAGGAATCCCATCTCCTCAATCGGGAGATCACGTTGGCGGAGATCTTGCGCGACGCGGGTTACGCCACCGCGCACGTGGGCAAGTGGCACCTGGGATGGTCCACCCCGGAGCGCGCCAAGCCAACGCCGGCGGACCATGGTTTTGATCACTGGTTTGCGACCGCCAACAACGCGAAACCCAGCCATCGCGATCCGGTTAACTTCGTCCGCAACAGCCGACCGGTCGGGCGCCTCACCGGATACGCCGCGCAGCTGGTCGTCGACGAGGCCATCGCCTGGTTGCGGCAACCGCGT is from Synoicihabitans lomoniglobus and encodes:
- a CDS encoding alpha/beta hydrolase, with the protein product MKTRLLSLTPLLLTGLALRGQSVNPDHVDRVPNPASVAYKQEIGRDPSTWQWNIPLELPRVTHGVVRSAAMDRDIGFNIYLPPSYASAPHTRYPVVYYFHGATGSETSDIPVTEYVAAQIEKGNIGEVIYVLPNAGHFSGYRDRATGNVRVETYLIHEFIPEIDRRYRTIASREGRALMGFSMGGGGATRLGLKYPDMFSAVVSFGGALGANPARRAENAETAADPDNVYHWATLNQTRIRDRIGLYFIVGGTDRMYAHHAPFLEHLHGLEINFHYRVLAGVGHDIWRSMDQCGGDAIRFVSAQLAASTSDQMTTR
- a CDS encoding sulfatase-like hydrolase/transferase: MRLAPIFATTRCKRFRSGARAFVFLVSLGSLPGGPGPTTLAAQEMAPAVGFTPSELFGYWKLDGDFSDALKSHDGTYVEESGGPAEFVTGADGRALDLTDGAGFVELGLEVGPGPKSISFFARTPDFEPELVWVGNRSPGVRGDYDHRFYLGSFTEQLFWGGGRNHRRGGVWPDLSPDRFHHYALVQRSGTEAGGSLEIYQNGALLQTVNYDGSTGSHAERLMRIGRGGGQLTHPCVSVVDDVAIFKRALSAAEVRAIATTGSVGALLASTPPVRPNVVVLLSDDLGYRDLGCYDGPVRTPVLDQLAADGMRFTDFYAGAAVCSPSRATLLTGRHHIRAGIYSWVHDQSQESHLLNREITLAEILRDAGYATAHVGKWHLGWSTPERAKPTPADHGFDHWFATANNAKPSHRDPVNFVRNSRPVGRLTGYAAQLVVDEAIAWLRQPRPAGQPFFLNVWFQEPHHPLAAPPELTAHYGEPTEEGAVYSATVENTDRAIGRLIQTLRSIAPAEETLIIYASDNGSYRRDRVGELRGVKGTNWEGGLRVPGIVSWPGTVPAGRVESTPAGVVDVLPTVCGLLGLPSPTGVHLDGADISPVLRGSAETFVRPQPMVWHLHKSRPIVALRDGRWSFVADPDREISRRNLFEEAWIPDIKASGYANFQLFDLEADPGQSEDVAARHPAVVARLRAALLRINDSIMREGPDYGASPNS
- a CDS encoding LacI family DNA-binding transcriptional regulator; translated protein: MSKRITQKDIARHLHLDKSTVSLALRDAPAINPTTRDRVMKAAKELGYRPDPALAVLAQCRWAGHEKGSGSVLAYLMDLRIQGGEQHGRFLPAAKARAEERGFILQVFDLAEYASLEQACRVLSHRGIRGLLAPQFLFGDDLERLNTMMKDFTVIGLDLGFYPIPFHVVAPDVFETGRLVWETVVKRGYRRIGCAVLQHQPEAYDDRVRLGAAMAQQHKLVPPQDHIPLLTSAPDDRDSFCRWMDRYQPDVVIGFISRVYRWIESTGRKVPEDVAYASLMVLMEEFPDHSGAPVPNTEIAVTGVDALIAAIHANEWGVPQLQRKFILEPVWHEGNTLPDRTEAVVSRVPHLVR
- a CDS encoding glycoside hydrolase family 78 protein is translated as MSPPRSLTTHRLPKRLSSLPRIATLLTIMTVSVPAATLSPTHLRTEYRTNPLGVDSPRPRLYWQLQSTAPNTHQIAYEIRTAATLGDLSAAKSPRWKSGRVDSDRTTHIVYEGPALVSREVMHWQVRVWDNHGHVSAWSEPARWEMGLLEPSDWSADWIEAAIDEDTSISNPAQYFRRDFALTKPIASARLYITSHGVYEASLNGQRIGEDLLTPGWTSYAHRLPYQVHDVTALLVEGDNTLGALVGDGWWRGQMGWGGKRNNYGEKLALISQLEITHSDGSITRIGTDPTWRAATGAILFSDLYNGESYDARLFPDGWNRPGFNATSWTGAVVRDHPKSNLIATVNDPMRRIEEITPVNVTPLGDDRWLYDLGQNMVGWVRLKTTGQPGETFVLRHAEVLTPDGKLYTENLRSAQQTVHYTRHGDGDETYEPHFTLQGFRYVELTAPNPPVPDAITGIVIHSDLRPTGQFTSSDEMLNQLQSNIVWGMKGNFVDVPTDCPQRDERLGWTGDTQVFAPTASFLMDTAAFYTKWTGDVMADQETDGSIPNVIPKVLKEGGVAGWADAAVIVPWTVYLNFGDKRILETNYTCMRNWVEKVRRETGDNLIVNGSGHFGDWLFFKTSKWNVQDAITDKDLIATAYFARSTALLAKTARVLGHESDAATYAVLSRQIKTGFQREFITPGARLMSDTQTAYVLALGFDLVPPAQQAAVAAHLAANVRQYGHLTTGFLGTPLLTDTLSENGYTDLAFELLMRRDYPSWLYPVTRGATTIWERWDGIKEDGSFQNRGMNSFNHYAYGAVGDWIYRTIGGIQSTSPGYRTVRIAPVPGGGLTHANTSFESLHGRISSAWRIADGVFALEVTVPPNTTAAVVVPHPGDSAPITVDAGTGSTPTPTTHADGHTTYEVGSGTYRFRTPWHDA